One segment of Campylobacter concisus DNA contains the following:
- a CDS encoding redoxin family protein, whose amino-acid sequence MIKVPTSIYLNTLDGKEFDFSAFARTHDCVIFIYPKIGEDFSLLSEQLQNTAGMKGCTKQAINYKKFLKDFNDLGFMVVAISSQDIAAQKKFQEETSTGVMFLNDSEFMLERALELPVFSASNGHKFYFRQTLIIKDGKIRRAYIVDDPENDAKNMLEKIKEKDY is encoded by the coding sequence ATGATAAAAGTGCCTACAAGTATATATTTAAATACCCTAGACGGTAAGGAATTTGATTTTTCCGCCTTTGCAAGGACGCATGACTGTGTTATTTTCATCTATCCAAAGATAGGCGAGGACTTTAGTCTTTTAAGTGAGCAATTGCAAAATACTGCAGGCATGAAGGGCTGCACTAAACAAGCGATAAACTACAAGAAATTTTTAAAAGATTTTAACGACCTTGGTTTCATGGTAGTGGCCATTAGCTCACAAGATATCGCAGCTCAAAAGAAATTTCAAGAAGAGACTTCAACTGGAGTCATGTTTTTAAATGATAGTGAGTTTATGCTTGAGAGGGCGCTTGAACTTCCAGTTTTTTCTGCATCAAATGGACATAAATTTTACTTTAGGCAAACACTTATCATTAAAGATGGCAAGATAAGGCGCGCATATATAGTAGATGATCCTGAGAATGATGCTAAAAATATGCTAGAAAAAATCAAAGAAAAAGACTACTAG
- the modB gene encoding molybdate ABC transporter permease subunit codes for MIDELKSIDYEPFWLSLKLSFITTFILFFVCIALAYFMSQKKFFGKSFLESVISLPLVLPPSVLGFYLLIFLSPYSAFGKFIEEIFGVRLVFNFTGLVVASCIYSLPFMFGPIYAGLNSLKKSLFEASYSLGKNKLTTIFRVILPSIRSNLLTATVVSFAHTMGEFGVVLMIGGSVAGESKVASIAIFEAVEMLDYTKAHIYALLMLIISFFVLFVVYLLNSKKA; via the coding sequence ATGATAGACGAGTTAAAAAGTATCGATTACGAGCCATTTTGGCTATCACTAAAATTATCTTTCATAACAACTTTTATTTTATTTTTTGTCTGCATTGCACTTGCCTATTTTATGTCTCAAAAGAAATTTTTTGGCAAGTCGTTTTTAGAGTCGGTAATCTCACTGCCCTTGGTCTTGCCACCAAGTGTTCTTGGCTTTTATCTACTCATTTTTCTTTCGCCTTATTCTGCCTTTGGTAAATTTATCGAGGAAATTTTTGGAGTTAGGCTTGTTTTTAACTTCACAGGTCTTGTTGTGGCAAGTTGCATCTATTCATTGCCATTTATGTTTGGGCCGATTTATGCTGGGCTAAATAGCCTAAAAAAGAGCCTTTTTGAAGCAAGTTATAGCCTTGGTAAAAATAAGCTCACGACTATTTTTAGGGTGATTTTGCCAAGCATCAGATCAAATTTATTAACAGCTACTGTCGTTAGTTTTGCGCACACCATGGGCGAGTTTGGTGTTGTTTTAATGATAGGTGGTAGCGTAGCTGGAGAGAGTAAGGTTGCGAGCATTGCGATATTTGAAGCGGTTGAAATGCTTGATTACACCAAGGCTCATATCTATGCACTTTTGATGCTAATAATTAGCTTTTTTGTCCTTTTTGTAGTTTATCTTTTAAATTCTAAAAAAGCTTAA
- a CDS encoding efflux RND transporter permease subunit, whose amino-acid sequence MRQIFKFIIAKNKLIIALILALSVVFGYLSTKLSVDASAETLLLEHDPDLKAYREIAKRYDSPGFLVVAFTPKDDLFSPKNLELIKNLGDELAKNDMVNSVISIINIPLLNSVKGGITGILDHTPTLQDKDINISKAKLEFAKSPIYSGNLISKDLKTTAIALNLKQDEKFNELVNERNLLSQKESNGTITQAERLKLEALAYEFKAYRDELRKSDHENLEAIKATIAKFNANDELFLGGANMIADDMIGFIKSDLLVYGLSVLALLSFSLWLFFRQVRWIVLPMFICAVSAIFTTGIFGIFDWEVTVISSNYIALQLIITISTVIHLVVSYREFYAKHPKYSQNQLIYLTLRDKFSPSFWAIFTTVIGFSSLMSADIKPVIMLGIMMSTGISVSLVLAFLLFGAINVNLEKLAPIRTFENSFKFTKYCANLALNSRKIIYVVCALVVCFGIYGISKIKVENSFIGYFKESTEIRQGMQVIDTKLGGTIPVDVIVKFKEQKQDKNTEQDEFENEFENNAKDAKYWFNSYHTRVAEKIHDYLKEQKFVGHVSSLATLIKAIKELNNGASDDFLLAAMYEKLPQNYKNILLSPYVSVEDDELRFSIRIVDSDSELRRNLFLKELREGLAQLTKNDNVSIEVAGMMVLYNNMLQNLLSSQVDTFGLTVAILFVIFCFIFRSVKLATIAIVSNLIPLCTLFGVMGFFGIPLDVMSITIAAISIGIGVDDIIHYIHRFKEEMLTKSVFESIKVAHASIGYAMYYTSFTIFLGFSVMITSNFIPTIYFGLLTDLVMVFMLLGALIILPSLIASFVKKE is encoded by the coding sequence ATGCGACAAATTTTTAAATTTATCATTGCTAAAAACAAGCTTATTATTGCTCTGATTTTAGCTTTAAGCGTAGTTTTTGGCTATCTTAGCACCAAGCTTAGCGTCGATGCATCAGCTGAAACGCTACTGCTTGAGCATGATCCTGACTTAAAAGCTTATAGAGAGATAGCCAAACGCTACGACTCACCCGGATTTTTAGTGGTCGCTTTTACCCCAAAAGACGATCTTTTTTCACCTAAAAATTTAGAACTTATCAAAAATTTAGGCGATGAACTAGCTAAAAACGATATGGTAAATAGCGTCATCTCTATAATAAATATTCCGCTTTTAAATAGTGTAAAAGGCGGGATTACTGGCATCTTAGATCATACTCCAACGCTGCAAGATAAAGATATAAATATTTCAAAAGCAAAGCTCGAGTTTGCCAAAAGTCCGATTTACAGCGGAAATTTGATAAGCAAAGATCTAAAAACCACAGCAATTGCTCTAAATTTAAAACAAGATGAGAAATTTAATGAGCTTGTAAATGAAAGAAATTTACTTAGCCAAAAAGAGTCAAACGGCACTATCACACAAGCCGAGCGACTTAAGCTAGAGGCTCTTGCCTATGAGTTTAAAGCCTACCGAGATGAGCTTAGAAAGAGCGATCACGAAAACCTTGAGGCTATAAAAGCAACCATAGCTAAATTTAACGCAAATGACGAGCTATTCTTAGGCGGTGCAAATATGATCGCCGATGATATGATAGGCTTTATAAAAAGCGATCTTTTGGTCTATGGATTAAGCGTACTTGCTCTTCTTAGCTTTAGTTTATGGCTATTTTTCAGGCAGGTTAGATGGATTGTTTTGCCGATGTTTATATGTGCCGTAAGTGCCATTTTTACGACCGGAATTTTTGGTATATTTGACTGGGAAGTGACGGTCATTAGCTCAAACTACATCGCACTTCAGCTCATCATTACTATTTCAACTGTGATTCATCTTGTCGTTAGCTACCGAGAATTTTACGCAAAGCATCCAAAATATAGCCAAAATCAGCTAATTTATCTAACGCTTCGTGATAAATTCTCTCCATCTTTTTGGGCGATATTTACCACGGTTATTGGCTTTAGCTCGCTTATGAGCGCTGACATAAAGCCAGTTATCATGCTTGGCATTATGATGAGCACTGGCATTAGCGTTTCGCTTGTACTTGCGTTTTTGCTATTTGGCGCGATAAATGTAAATTTAGAAAAATTAGCTCCCATTAGAACCTTTGAAAATAGCTTTAAATTTACAAAATACTGCGCAAATTTAGCTCTAAACTCAAGAAAGATTATCTACGTAGTTTGCGCTCTAGTTGTCTGTTTTGGCATTTATGGTATCAGCAAGATAAAGGTTGAAAATAGCTTCATTGGCTACTTTAAAGAAAGTACAGAAATTCGCCAAGGAATGCAAGTTATTGATACCAAGCTTGGCGGCACGATACCAGTTGATGTGATAGTGAAATTTAAAGAGCAAAAACAAGATAAAAATACCGAGCAAGATGAGTTTGAAAATGAGTTTGAAAACAATGCCAAGGATGCAAAATACTGGTTTAATAGCTATCACACAAGGGTTGCTGAGAAAATTCACGACTATTTAAAAGAACAAAAATTTGTCGGACATGTAAGCTCGCTAGCAACCCTTATAAAAGCCATAAAAGAGCTAAATAACGGTGCGAGTGATGATTTTTTATTAGCTGCGATGTATGAGAAATTGCCACAAAACTATAAAAATATCTTATTAAGTCCTTATGTAAGCGTTGAAGATGACGAGCTTAGATTTAGTATAAGGATCGTTGATAGCGACTCCGAGCTTAGACGAAATTTATTTCTAAAGGAGCTTAGAGAAGGGCTGGCACAGCTTACTAAAAATGACAATGTAAGCATAGAAGTGGCCGGCATGATGGTGCTTTATAATAATATGCTTCAAAATTTACTTAGCTCACAAGTTGATACTTTTGGACTAACTGTCGCTATACTTTTTGTCATATTTTGCTTTATTTTTAGAAGCGTAAAGCTAGCAACTATTGCGATAGTTTCAAATTTAATCCCGCTTTGCACACTCTTTGGTGTGATGGGATTTTTTGGCATTCCGCTTGATGTGATGAGTATCACGATCGCAGCCATTAGCATTGGTATTGGCGTTGATGATATCATTCACTACATACACCGCTTTAAAGAAGAAATGCTTACAAAAAGTGTTTTTGAGAGCATTAAAGTCGCGCACGCAAGCATCGGATATGCGATGTATTACACATCCTTCACTATTTTTCTTGGTTTTAGCGTGATGATAACTAGCAATTTTATCCCAACTATCTATTTTGGCTTACTAACCGATCTTGTTATGGTATTTATGCTTCTTGGCGCGCTAATCATCTTACCAAGCCTAATAGCAAGTTTTGTAAAAAAAGAGTGA
- a CDS encoding TOBE domain-containing protein, with the protein MKADINLELFLGEDTQVLAKHITLLKAIKETKSITKAAELVGISYKNAWDCLDTINNKSSKPLIIRADGNKKNSGSELSEYANKLIKIYDTILETQKDFLQKICQKVDVEDVDIINLQRMNMNLSARNQLSCEITGINRGAVNSQIVAKLSNGCTLESNITVESEKNLGLKVGQKVIYIFKAPAVILARDLDIKISTKNQLKGEVIEAKIGAVNAEITLKLSDEQTLTAIITKDSAIQMKIGVGDTLLAIVKSSQIIIGV; encoded by the coding sequence TTGAAAGCAGATATAAATTTAGAACTATTTTTAGGCGAAGATACACAGGTTTTAGCTAAACATATTACATTATTAAAGGCCATAAAAGAGACAAAAAGTATCACAAAAGCAGCAGAATTGGTTGGCATATCATATAAAAATGCTTGGGACTGCCTTGATACGATAAATAACAAAAGTAGCAAGCCGCTTATTATTAGAGCTGATGGAAATAAAAAAAATAGTGGCTCCGAGCTAAGCGAGTATGCCAATAAACTGATAAAAATTTATGACACAATCCTTGAGACCCAAAAGGATTTTTTACAAAAAATTTGTCAAAAAGTAGATGTTGAGGATGTTGATATCATCAACCTTCAAAGAATGAACATGAACTTAAGTGCCAGAAATCAACTCTCATGTGAAATCACTGGCATAAACCGCGGTGCAGTAAATTCTCAAATAGTTGCAAAACTAAGCAATGGCTGTACGCTTGAGTCAAACATTACAGTCGAGAGTGAGAAAAATTTAGGACTAAAAGTTGGACAAAAAGTTATTTATATTTTTAAAGCTCCAGCTGTTATTTTGGCTAGGGATCTAGATATAAAAATAAGCACAAAAAATCAATTAAAAGGCGAAGTGATCGAAGCAAAGATAGGTGCTGTAAATGCTGAAATTACTTTAAAACTAAGCGATGAGCAGACTTTAACTGCCATCATCACAAAAGATAGTGCTATCCAGATGAAAATAGGTGTTGGCGATACACTTTTAGCAATAGTAAAATCATCTCAAATCATTATAGGAGTTTAA
- a CDS encoding VacJ family lipoprotein, which yields MKFLLSIFFSLLLACANTDINANSESDEFDVEFEARKDVFDPLSGYNRMMTHANDFIYVNMLTPVAKGYAYVVPKTARTMVSNFFDNLLFPVRFVNNLLQFKFQNAGEETLRFLANTIIGFGGLTDGAKYYNLKAHDEDFGQTLGYWGLGGGFHIVWPLIGPSNLRDTGGMVGDYFADPISYVDPILLSTGIKSYRAFNSFSQDPTAYEKLRKDAIDLYPFLRDAYEQRRDKLIKE from the coding sequence ATGAAATTTTTGCTTTCTATCTTTTTTAGTTTGCTTTTAGCCTGTGCTAATACAGACATAAATGCAAATAGCGAAAGCGATGAATTTGATGTTGAATTTGAAGCAAGAAAAGATGTTTTTGACCCGCTTAGTGGTTACAATAGAATGATGACACATGCAAATGACTTTATCTATGTAAATATGCTAACTCCGGTGGCAAAAGGCTATGCCTATGTTGTGCCAAAAACAGCTAGAACAATGGTTTCAAATTTCTTTGATAATCTGCTTTTCCCAGTTCGCTTTGTAAACAACTTACTTCAGTTTAAATTTCAAAATGCTGGTGAAGAGACATTAAGATTTTTAGCAAATACGATAATAGGTTTTGGCGGACTAACAGACGGAGCAAAATACTACAATCTCAAAGCTCACGATGAAGATTTCGGACAAACGCTTGGATATTGGGGGCTTGGCGGTGGTTTTCATATCGTTTGGCCACTTATTGGACCATCAAATTTAAGAGATACTGGTGGCATGGTCGGAGATTATTTTGCTGATCCTATTAGCTACGTTGATCCTATACTTTTATCCACTGGTATCAAGTCATATAGAGCGTTTAATAGCTTTTCGCAAGATCCAACTGCTTATGAAAAACTAAGAAAAGATGCTATTGATCTTTATCCATTTTTACGCGATGCTTACGAGCAAAGACGCGACAAGCTTATCAAGGAGTAA
- a CDS encoding TOBE domain-containing protein → MIKAKIVRILAKDDVSLFELKGLNLEANLFMLVLNEASKFALNDEIGLGFKSSDVVLAKNKLDTSSLENELKCVIEAINFGEILSVISLKCGEIYFEAIISNHALKTMNVGENDEVFAYIKSTSIHISTQK, encoded by the coding sequence ATGATAAAAGCAAAGATCGTTAGGATTTTAGCCAAAGATGATGTCAGCTTATTTGAGCTAAAGGGTCTAAATTTAGAGGCAAATTTATTTATGCTAGTCTTAAACGAGGCTAGTAAATTTGCCTTAAATGATGAGATTGGCTTAGGTTTTAAAAGCTCGGATGTCGTCTTGGCAAAAAATAAACTTGACACTAGCTCGCTTGAAAACGAGCTAAAGTGCGTGATTGAAGCTATAAATTTTGGTGAAATTTTAAGTGTTATTAGCTTAAAGTGTGGCGAAATTTACTTCGAAGCTATTATCTCAAATCACGCATTAAAAACCATGAACGTAGGTGAAAACGATGAAGTCTTTGCCTATATAAAATCTACTAGTATTCATATAAGTACTCAAAAATGA
- a CDS encoding class I SAM-dependent methyltransferase, producing MSQNSKIEKSYDELTYKSIAFAQSSPYRLEACATLLGITPPPCENARVLEIGCSFGGNLIPFAVNNKNAKVVGIDLSGEQIRRGQEIVKEMGLTNLELIHGDICEFKSDEKFDYIIAHGVFSWVPDFVKEAILKVVRENLSANGVAFISYNVYPGWKVKDIVRDIMLLAAKDKESMQERLKAAKEALLVYKEYLLTRDEEIYEGKIPLKMLLFVTEHVLSKDDFYIAHEFLEYTNDPFYFKDFNAMLAKNELTYLCEYTLDDIFTPDVGTAVVDEYKNNKFKDRIDLEQFMDMISNKVFRQSLIVHSKTYESIANKQIGPSDINKIHVVADFIKKDNQWQDSYGAMPQDISWLCEVFYKMYPASINLSQILEILPEDKLMVYSAFVRILTNSSDAMILKDEQKNIEYRSGYSRLSQNLINYVRYFLNHKNNADIVFANKFSISRKLNNIDYYILLLLDGKNSLEDVAAKTLKFIKENNEDIFDINGKVLKKDKVAANIMSYVLGTAKIASMLYLLEEI from the coding sequence ATGAGCCAAAATAGTAAAATCGAGAAGTCTTATGACGAGCTAACTTATAAATCAATAGCCTTTGCCCAATCGTCGCCATATAGGCTTGAAGCTTGTGCAACACTTCTTGGCATAACTCCACCGCCATGCGAAAATGCAAGAGTTTTAGAGATAGGATGTAGCTTTGGTGGAAATTTGATCCCATTTGCAGTAAATAACAAAAATGCAAAAGTAGTTGGCATAGATCTTAGTGGCGAGCAGATAAGGCGAGGGCAAGAGATCGTTAAAGAGATGGGGCTTACAAATTTAGAGCTTATACACGGTGATATTTGCGAATTTAAAAGCGATGAGAAATTTGACTATATCATTGCTCATGGTGTTTTTAGCTGGGTGCCTGACTTTGTAAAAGAAGCTATATTAAAAGTCGTAAGAGAGAATTTAAGTGCAAATGGCGTGGCGTTTATCTCTTATAATGTTTATCCTGGCTGGAAAGTAAAAGATATCGTAAGGGATATAATGCTACTTGCTGCAAAAGATAAAGAGAGCATGCAAGAGAGGCTAAAAGCAGCCAAAGAAGCACTTTTAGTCTATAAAGAATATTTACTAACAAGAGATGAAGAAATTTATGAGGGGAAAATACCCCTTAAGATGCTTCTTTTTGTAACTGAACATGTGCTCTCAAAAGATGACTTTTACATAGCTCATGAGTTTTTAGAATACACAAATGATCCATTTTATTTTAAAGATTTTAATGCCATGCTTGCCAAAAATGAGCTTACTTATCTTTGTGAGTATACGCTTGATGATATTTTTACCCCAGATGTTGGCACAGCCGTAGTAGATGAATACAAAAACAATAAATTTAAAGATAGGATCGATCTAGAGCAATTCATGGATATGATTAGCAACAAAGTCTTTAGACAAAGCCTAATAGTCCATAGCAAAACTTATGAGAGCATAGCAAATAAACAAATAGGCCCAAGCGATATTAATAAAATTCACGTTGTGGCAGATTTTATAAAGAAAGATAACCAGTGGCAAGATAGTTATGGCGCTATGCCACAAGATATATCATGGCTTTGCGAGGTCTTTTATAAGATGTATCCAGCCAGCATAAACCTTTCTCAGATTTTAGAAATTTTGCCAGAAGATAAGCTCATGGTTTATAGCGCCTTTGTAAGAATTTTAACAAACTCATCTGATGCAATGATTTTAAAAGATGAGCAAAAAAATATCGAGTATAGGTCCGGCTACTCAAGGCTTAGTCAAAATTTAATAAATTATGTAAGATATTTCTTAAATCATAAAAATAATGCCGATATTGTTTTTGCTAATAAATTTAGCATCTCAAGGAAGCTTAATAATATCGATTATTACATACTTTTATTGCTTGATGGTAAAAATAGCCTAGAAGATGTCGCAGCAAAAACCTTAAAATTTATCAAAGAGAACAACGAAGATATATTTGACATAAATGGCAAAGTGCTTAAAAAAGATAAAGTCGCAGCAAACATAATGAGTTACGTGCTAGGCACAGCAAAAATAGCTAGTATGCTTTATCTACTAGAAGAAATTTAA
- a CDS encoding sulfate/molybdate ABC transporter ATP-binding protein, which produces MIEIFCKKELNGGDGKFMLEADLSFKNGDFVALYGASGGGKTTILRLIAGFEAPQSGFIRVGDKVFFDEKTNLAPQKRNIGFLFQDYALFENMNVFKNLLFAKNDLNLANKLLDICGLTSLKNAKISTLSGGQKQRVALARAVMRKPEILLLDEPLSALDNAMREKLQDYLLALHDEFKMSIILVSHDIAEIYKLCNKVFVLENGKISRSGSASEIFLKSAGSQKFAFNAKILEIKKRDAIFVANVLINRQICEVVLSSSEAMNLKAGDMVVVSTKAFSVNLEKA; this is translated from the coding sequence ATGATAGAAATTTTTTGCAAAAAAGAGCTAAATGGTGGCGACGGCAAATTTATGCTTGAGGCAGACCTTAGCTTTAAAAATGGCGATTTTGTCGCACTTTACGGAGCAAGCGGTGGCGGAAAGACTACTATTTTACGCTTGATCGCTGGTTTTGAAGCACCACAAAGTGGCTTCATAAGAGTTGGGGATAAAGTTTTCTTTGATGAAAAGACAAATTTGGCTCCACAAAAGCGAAATATCGGCTTTTTATTTCAAGACTACGCACTTTTTGAAAATATGAATGTCTTTAAAAATTTACTCTTTGCAAAAAATGATCTAAATCTGGCGAACAAGCTTCTTGATATTTGTGGCCTAACAAGTCTAAAAAATGCAAAAATTAGCACTCTTTCTGGCGGTCAAAAGCAACGTGTTGCTTTAGCTCGCGCGGTTATGAGAAAGCCTGAAATTTTACTACTTGATGAGCCGTTAAGTGCGCTTGATAATGCCATGCGTGAGAAACTTCAAGACTATTTACTAGCACTTCATGATGAGTTTAAGATGAGCATTATTTTAGTAAGCCATGATATCGCTGAAATTTATAAGCTTTGCAATAAAGTCTTTGTCCTTGAAAATGGAAAAATTTCAAGATCAGGTAGCGCAAGTGAGATATTTTTAAAGAGTGCAGGATCGCAGAAATTTGCCTTTAACGCTAAAATTTTAGAGATAAAAAAACGTGATGCGATCTTCGTAGCAAATGTATTAATAAATCGCCAAATTTGTGAAGTGGTGCTAAGTAGTAGCGAGGCGATGAATCTAAAAGCAGGCGATATGGTGGTAGTTAGCACAAAAGCATTTAGCGTAAATTTGGAAAAAGCATGA
- a CDS encoding ABC transporter substrate-binding protein, translating into MKILKILTMILLFTTSLFAISKEQIKPEVEMKTTKVIEILKDTNLDNNTKTKEIFALLDPFFDYKQMAKISLGKRYNSLSSDEQAKFDAAFEQKLKSSYIDKLLGYKDQEIHITGESEPQKNRYWLTSELVNDGKSYEFVYKFYDAKEHGWLIYDLDIVGVSIIQTYRSQFGDVLNNADFNTLLQKLNEAVLPDQNKTNP; encoded by the coding sequence ATGAAAATTTTAAAAATTCTAACTATGATTTTACTTTTTACAACTAGCCTTTTTGCTATTTCGAAAGAGCAGATCAAGCCTGAAGTAGAGATGAAAACAACAAAGGTTATTGAAATTTTAAAAGATACAAATTTAGACAATAATACAAAGACAAAAGAAATTTTTGCTCTTCTTGATCCATTTTTTGACTATAAACAAATGGCAAAGATAAGCCTTGGCAAACGTTACAACAGCCTAAGCAGCGATGAGCAAGCCAAATTTGACGCAGCATTTGAGCAAAAACTAAAAAGCTCATACATAGATAAACTTTTAGGGTATAAAGATCAAGAGATACATATAACTGGCGAGAGTGAACCACAAAAAAATAGGTACTGGCTAACATCTGAGCTTGTAAATGACGGAAAGAGCTACGAATTTGTCTATAAATTTTATGACGCAAAAGAGCATGGCTGGCTCATTTATGACCTTGATATCGTTGGTGTAAGCATCATTCAAACTTATAGAAGTCAGTTTGGAGATGTGCTAAATAACGCTGATTTTAATACCCTTTTACAAAAGCTAAACGAAGCTGTTTTGCCTGATCAAAATAAAACAAACCCTTAA
- the modA gene encoding molybdate ABC transporter substrate-binding protein: MRKVFKLLCMAALLAINAFGAEVNVYAAANTTYAFPELIKEFNKLHPDAKINLTLGASGGLVTQIQNSAPADIFMAADMGFAQKAYDTGFAVAAPKIYAQGAVAIFSIRDVDFKKGIEVVRGLKAISIANPQTAPYGKASIEALKNAKLYDEVEKNIVYAQKISETLSQALSASDVGFIAASALFDEKMSKYKEGVNYILVPQELYTPIDQGIVLLKRAENNADAKAFYEFILGDKSREIFKKFGYNVPAK, translated from the coding sequence ATGAGAAAAGTTTTTAAACTTTTATGTATGGCAGCTTTGCTTGCCATAAACGCATTTGGTGCTGAAGTAAATGTCTATGCTGCCGCAAATACAACATACGCATTTCCAGAGCTTATAAAAGAGTTTAATAAGCTTCATCCAGATGCTAAGATTAACCTAACTCTTGGTGCAAGCGGTGGTCTTGTTACGCAGATACAAAACTCGGCTCCAGCTGATATATTCATGGCTGCTGATATGGGCTTTGCGCAAAAAGCCTATGACACAGGGTTTGCAGTAGCTGCTCCAAAAATTTATGCACAAGGTGCTGTTGCTATTTTTTCTATTAGAGATGTTGATTTCAAAAAAGGTATCGAAGTTGTTCGTGGCTTAAAAGCGATCTCTATCGCAAATCCACAAACTGCACCATACGGCAAAGCTAGTATAGAAGCTCTTAAAAACGCAAAACTTTATGACGAAGTAGAAAAAAATATCGTTTATGCTCAAAAAATTTCTGAAACTCTATCTCAAGCATTAAGTGCTTCTGATGTAGGTTTTATCGCTGCTAGCGCACTTTTTGATGAGAAAATGTCAAAATACAAAGAGGGCGTTAATTACATCCTTGTTCCACAAGAGCTATACACTCCGATCGATCAAGGCATCGTACTCTTAAAACGTGCTGAAAATAATGCTGATGCGAAGGCATTTTATGAGTTTATCTTGGGTGATAAATCAAGAGAAATTTTTAAGAAATTTGGCTATAACGTTCCTGCTAAATGA